One genomic segment of Gadus chalcogrammus isolate NIFS_2021 chromosome 3, NIFS_Gcha_1.0, whole genome shotgun sequence includes these proteins:
- the LOC130377751 gene encoding SERTA domain-containing protein 2-like: MWGPGVKRKLEQDQDGEEEDGGGERPPPPRVPGFSSRASYALQRQMVLNISLVKLYRPPAGRADPGLQRRILISNVIRRIHDDLRREGGVRALFLATPPPGVAELDEEKDGCYLGPPPPPPASQASSFGPTGPETCLTPASLLEEDPPPFFTLPPSPSFSSPSSPHPLPPQSPPQHLHPSQPVDFSSAPPSLPPEDSFSSALEEIEELDSSSSSSDSSAPPPLVPLPTSSPPGEPLAGAPGPGWDRDMEVEAERREEMEEEEQEEEEEEEERELMEYRPTSPPRSTALARRPVVPSGGFLTDFAMDDVLFTDIDTSMYDLGPCGPQAAGAGPGAGAGPTKVAADDMLVRAISGYGGGAGGHQGQPFRMDLAELDHIMEVLVGS, translated from the coding sequence ATGTGGGGCCCGGGCGTGAAGAGGAAACTGGAGCAGGACCAggatggtgaggaggaggacgggggaggggagCGGCCGCCCCCCCCAAGGGTGCCTGGCTTCTCCTCACGGGCTTCCTATGCGCTGCAACGGCAGATGGTGCTCAACATCTCCCTGGTGAAGCTATACCGCCCGCCGGCGGGCCGGGCCGACCCGGGCCTGCAGCGCCGCATCCTCATCAGCAACGTCATCCGCCGTATCCACGATGATCTGCGGCGCGAGGGGGGCGTCCGGGCGCTCTTCCTGGCCACGCCGCCACCGGGCGTCGCCGAGCTCGACGAGGAGAAAGACGGGTGCTACCTtggaccgcctcctcctccccccgcctcgCAAGCCTCCTCCTTTGGGCCCACAGGGCCGGAGACCTGCTTGACGCCCGCCTCGCTCCTGGAGGAGGACCCGCCCCCTTTCTTCACCCTGCCGCCCTCTCCGtccttctcttccccctcctcccctcacccgctccccccccagtcccccccccagcacctccacccGTCCCAGCCGGTGGACTTCTCCTCTGCTCCGCCCTCGCTGCCGCCTGAAGACAGCTTCTCCTCAGCCCTGGAGGAGATCGAGGAGCtggactcctcctcttcctcctcagactctagtgcccctcctcccctcgttCCCCTGcccacctccagcccccctGGGGAACCGCTGgcaggggccccgggccccggatGGGACAGGGacatggaggtggaggcggaaagacgggaggagatggaggaggaggagcaagaggaggaggaggaggaggaggaaagggaacTGATGGAATACCGCCCAACCTCCCCACCCCGCTCCACCGCCCTCGCCCGGCGCCCGGTGGTCCCGTCGGGGGGCTTCCTGACAGACTTCGCCATGGACGATGTGCTCTTCACGGACATCGACACCTCCATGTACGACCTGGGGCCCTGTGGCCCCCAGGCTGCCGGGGCAGGCCCCGGGGCTGGCGCGGGGCCGACCAAGGTGGCGGCCGACGACATGTTGGTAAGAGCCATCTCGGGCTACGgtggcggggccgggggccacCAGGGCCAGCCCTTCAGGATGGACCTTGCCGAGCTGGACCACATCATGGAGGTCCTGGTGGGCTCCTGA